The following proteins come from a genomic window of Leptospirales bacterium:
- a CDS encoding CsgG/HfaB family protein — MRSRFLLVVLMSIFSICRASPVRIPNEEAVDVAARQLKLTLLENYRSSEKKTIGIASFARTDLITPNAEYRSVVPKLGVLLGNALQNEMFAPETFDLVERLRIEELLKESNLYQTGLMDPNTLRSVQLTGVDYILLGTLQKRESSIRVDARLVSLDGGKVVSVATAIVPLTGNVVQLYNDYPERSSTYTHAVTANQGWQQVQAPIQGGVTVEVTTEGNWSMTNDGYQFDGTGVSANPSRHGDYRIDRSFNHGALLCRVTGQQTFFTVGNSDIHGTGLIECTINDKDQQNNRGALTVTFKIAPLDR; from the coding sequence ATGCGTTCGAGATTCTTACTGGTAGTCCTCATGAGTATTTTTTCCATATGTCGCGCATCGCCTGTGCGAATTCCAAATGAGGAGGCCGTTGACGTGGCTGCGCGACAACTCAAGCTCACTCTTTTGGAAAACTATCGCTCCTCGGAGAAGAAAACCATAGGTATCGCCTCATTTGCCCGGACAGACTTAATAACGCCGAATGCCGAGTATCGTTCGGTCGTACCAAAGCTTGGCGTTTTATTGGGGAACGCTCTGCAAAACGAGATGTTCGCTCCAGAAACTTTCGACCTGGTCGAACGCCTGCGAATCGAGGAGTTGCTCAAGGAATCCAACTTGTACCAAACAGGCCTCATGGACCCTAACACGCTTCGTTCTGTGCAACTCACCGGGGTCGATTACATACTTCTGGGTACCCTACAGAAGCGCGAGTCAAGTATCCGAGTCGATGCGCGGCTAGTGTCGCTTGATGGCGGCAAAGTGGTTTCGGTGGCCACCGCCATAGTCCCGTTAACCGGCAATGTAGTGCAGCTATACAACGACTACCCGGAGCGATCGTCCACATACACGCACGCGGTAACGGCGAATCAGGGTTGGCAGCAGGTCCAGGCGCCCATTCAGGGCGGTGTCACAGTTGAAGTCACGACAGAGGGGAACTGGTCCATGACCAATGATGGTTATCAATTCGACGGAACGGGAGTTTCAGCGAATCCATCGCGTCATGGTGATTATCGCATCGACCGCAGTTTCAACCATGGCGCCTTGCTCTGTCGCGTAACGGGCCAGCAGACATTCTTTACAGTCGGCAATTCAGACATTCACGGGACGGGCCTCATTGAGTGCACCATTAACGATAAAGACCAGCAAAACAATAGAGGTGCCTTAACCGTTACTTTTAAAATAGCGCCCCTGGATCGTTAA
- the yidD gene encoding membrane protein insertion efficiency factor YidD: MNKGGKAVQKVLCTLIELYQKIAPIRIRQSCRFEPTCSNYMIMAIHKYGSIKGISLGINRLFRCRYPNGGQDCP, translated from the coding sequence ATGAACAAAGGAGGTAAGGCAGTTCAAAAGGTTTTATGTACATTGATAGAATTATATCAAAAAATTGCCCCTATAAGGATTAGGCAATCTTGCAGATTTGAGCCAACTTGCTCAAACTATATGATTATGGCAATTCACAAATATGGTTCTATAAAAGGTATTTCATTAGGAATAAATCGACTATTCAGATGTCGATATCCTAATGGCGGTCAAGATTGCCCATAA
- a CDS encoding DUF4177 domain-containing protein, translating into MAQFNYKCVPVPTVLDTGKAGKDPHGAAVIAYQNIINESAKDGWELVQADQISSVQNPGCFAGLFGMKAEAMTFKLLIFKKAI; encoded by the coding sequence ATGGCACAGTTTAACTACAAATGCGTTCCCGTTCCGACTGTACTCGATACAGGAAAGGCTGGAAAGGACCCGCATGGTGCAGCTGTAATTGCTTATCAAAATATAATCAATGAATCTGCAAAAGATGGGTGGGAACTTGTTCAAGCGGATCAGATTTCTTCCGTTCAAAATCCTGGTTGCTTTGCAGGATTATTCGGAATGAAAGCTGAAGCAATGACGTTCAAGTTGCTCATATTTAAAAAAGCAATTTAA
- a CDS encoding transposase: MEPVFANITFQKGLNRFTLRGQQKVNAQWLLYCMVHNIEKIANAADLRRL, translated from the coding sequence GTGGAGCCCGTGTTTGCGAACATTACCTTCCAGAAAGGGCTCAATCGTTTCACGCTGCGTGGTCAACAAAAAGTAAACGCCCAATGGCTGCTCTATTGCATGGTCCACAACATCGAAAAGATCGCCAACGCTGCTGATCTCCGGCGTTTGTGA